In the genome of Equus przewalskii isolate Varuska chromosome 29, EquPr2, whole genome shotgun sequence, the window CACCTGTCACACTCTTCATAAGGAAAGACTTCAGTTCGCCattgtcttcaatttcttctctttcttgatcGTTCTCAATAATTCTTTTTGTATTGGTATTTCTGCCGTTAACAATTTTACCTGAAGTTGTAACAGATACATAGTTGCCCATCCCACTATCGTCAAATGCCAGGGAAGAGAATGAATTAAGGCCCTCATGACCCAGTGAACCATATGGTGTATATCCTGTATCACATGAAGAAAATCTCTCAAAAATTGAATATTCACTGGAGGGAGAGAAAACGCATCTTCCACCTCTGTTTCTGCTTCCATAGCAGCTCCTTGGACCGTTTAAAAGGTCCTCAAGTGAGtcttcaaagaaatgaaatgaaaatggatcCCTTTCAccaaaaatttctttaaagacatCATCTGGCTTACGGAATGTGAAGCCATACTCAAAAGAATCATCAAAATGACTTCTGACTCTGCCATTTAATCCTTCTTTGCCATATTTATCATAAGTGTCCCGCTTTTTATCATTTGATAATACCTCATATGCCTCAGCTACTTCTTTGAATTTTCTCTCggcttcttcttt includes:
- the DNAJB7 gene encoding dnaJ homolog subfamily B member 7 — encoded protein: MVDYYEVLGVQRYASPEDIKKAYRKVALKWHPDKNPENKEEAERKFKEVAEAYEVLSNDKKRDTYDKYGKEGLNGRVRSHFDDSFEYGFTFRKPDDVFKEIFGERDPFSFHFFEDSLEDLLNGPRSCYGSRNRGGRCVFSPSSEYSIFERFSSCDTGYTPYGSLGHEGLNSFSSLAFDDSGMGNYVSVTTSGKIVNGRNTNTKRIIENDQEREEIEDNGELKSFLMKSVTGEEGFVEECSWRRQSFNKYSPKSHSPEHVCQYTFVDNDEQAIPWVTSNWDPLIFSAGFKEGGKRKKKKHKEVQKKKSTKRNR